ACAAAAAGTTCTGCTTGGGCATATAAAACTTGATAATTTCCTGTACGCAAGCAAGGATAAGCATGACGGAGGGCAATTAATTGGCGGTGGGTGTTGAGAATTTCTTGATTCCAGCTTGCTTCTAGAGGAAAACCACGCCGAGAATCTGGATCAAGACGACCAGGTAAACCCACTTCATCACCGTAATAGATACTAGGCGCGCCAGGAAAAGTTAGTAGCAGCAGAGTTGCTAGTTCCACACTAGGAGTATCGCCCCCAGCAATCGAAATCAACCTAGCGGTGTCGTGACTCGCCAGCAAATTTAACTGTGTGAGTTGAATTTCCCAGGGATAAAGTTGCAGTAGTTCCTGCATTTTGGTGGCGTACTCCGCCGCAAATAACGGTGGGTAAGGATGATAGGAACGATCTTGTACTTGTTCAATATCAACGCGATCGCCTGCGGTAAATGCAATTGTTGGTGCAGCAAATAAATAATTCATCACGCCATCAAACTGCGTACCATCCAACCATTCGCGAGAATCTCCCCACACTTCACCCACAATATAAGCTTCCGGATTGATCGCTTTGACGCGATCGCGAAACTCTTGCCAAAAACCAGGAGTTTTAATTTCAAATGGTACATCCAACCGCCAACCATCGATGCCAAATTTAATCCAGTATTCGGCGATTTCCATAATGTACTCTCGTACTTCTGGGTTATCGTGGTTGAATACTGGTAGGGCGCGATTGTCAGCCCAACCTACATAGTTCGCCGGAAACTCACCATTGTAAGGGGAAAGAGGCCAATCTTCGATTTTGAACCAATTTACCCAAGGCGAATGGGGGCCATTCTCTAAAACATCGTGGAAAAAGAAAAAGCCCCGACTGGAATGATTAAACACTCCATCTAAAACAACTTTAATATTACGGGCGTGGGCTGCGTCTAGCAATTCTTTGAAAGCCGGATTGCCCCCCAACATCGGATCAACCTGATAATAATCATGGGTATGGTAGCGGTGATTACTTGCAGATTGGAAAATGGGCGTAAAGTAAATAGCATTAAATCCCAAATCCTGAATGTAATCTAACTGTTCCAGTACACCCCATAGATCCCCTCCCTTGTAACCTTGGAGTGTAGGCATAGCATCCCAATCTTCCCAACTAGCGTTACGCAACAATCGTTTACGTGGTTGCTTGCTTCTAGCAAAGCGATCAGGAAAAATTTGATAGAAAACAGCATGTTTAACCCAGTCTGGCGTGCGAATTTCCATGTATTCCTCTATTTCTCCATCGCGATCGTTGCAGAAACTAGGTTAATTGTGTCTCACACCTGTGGTAGAAAAATTAGGTTATTGGCTGCGATCGCGCTTTCTTACGCCTTCTGCCCTCTTCAACAGACCTACTTAATTGCTAATTGACGAGTTTAAAACTTGATTATTTACGTAGGAAAGTAGTGAAACGGTATTAGTTCTGCCTGGAGTAAAACAAGAACCTCACTAACCTTGGTAATGTTGTGAAGAAAGGGGTGGTATATAGCGTTTACGCCGACTTTGAACACTTTTCCAAAGTAATACGCAGCCGAAAATTAAGGTTGACAGCAGGACAACACTAGCTCCAGAAGCTATATCTAAGTAGTAGCTTAGATAAATACCTATAAATGCGATCCCAGCTCCTAAAATTCCTGAAATTACTATTACATAACCGAAGCGATCGCTCAATAATCGAGCAATGGAAGCGGGAATCACCACCGCAGAGATAATTAATGTCACTCCCAGAACGTTAAGTGTTGCCACCAGTAATGTCGCTAGCATTAAAGCAAATAATGTATCCATTGCGACTACAGGTACTCCATGAACTTGAGCCACTTCTCTGTCAAAACACCAAAATAGCAAAGGGCGATAAAACAAAAAAACTAAGCTTAAAATTACAACTGTCACACCTGTAACAAACCACAAATCACTAGGAGAAACGCCCAGGACATTACCAAATAAAGCCGCCTCAAAGTTTTGACTGAATTTCCGATAAGTGCTGATTACGGCTACGCCCAAAGCAAAGCTAGCAGTTGTCACTATTCCAATAGCTGCATCTGAGTAAACTTTGCGCCCTGTTAAATATTGGATGAGCAAGGCAGCTGCAAATCCCCAAATTCCAGAACCAATATAAAAATTCAGTCCCAAAACGTAGCTTAGTACTGCTCCTCCTAAAATTGCATGGGAAAGACCGTGAGCAATGTAACTCATGCGGCGAGTAATAATGTACACTCCCATGACGCCGCACAATAGCCCCGCCATCACCCCAACAGCAATAGCACGGCTGAAAAATTCATACTGAAAAGGTTTGAGCAGAAATTCCATTACTTTGATTAGAGATTGAGGATTTTCAATTGTGCGTGTTGTGGTTGGAGTGAGATTGTCGCAAAATGGGCGGCAAATTGTCTTGCATCTGATGGCGCAAAGAAGTACCTTCATTAGCAATCAAAATGCGATCGCTTTGGTGAAAGACTACCATTTCTGCACCAAAGGTCTTTTTCAAGGTAGCAGGAGTAAAAATATCACTAGGCTGACCTTGAGCAATGATGCCATGATTGAAACACACTACCCAAGGTAGATGAGTTGCCACAGAGTTGAGGTCATGGGTAGAAAGCAGAATCGTCAAACCCTGCTGATTTAGTTCAGCTAACAGGTGTAACAGTTCGTGCTGAACGCGCAAGTCTGAACTACTGGTGGGTTCGTCTAAAAGGACAATTTCTGGTTCTCCTACTAATGCGCGGGCAATGAATACTCGTTGTTGTTGTCCGCCAGATAACTCACCGATCGGGCGATGGGCGACATGAGCTACTCCTACTCGCTCCAGAAGTGCCTTTGCTGCTATGCGATCGCGTCGTGAAGACCAAGGCAGAAATTGTTTTTTGCGGTAACGTCCCATCATTACTACTTCTATTGCTGTGACTGGAAAATTCCAATCTACTGTTTCTACCTGTGGCACATACCCGACTTTTGGCGGTGCTGTTCCTGACTTTAAGCGCTTTCCCTGAAACCAAATTTCACCAGCCCAAGGATGAACCAACCCTAATATTGCTTTCATCAGAGTGGTTTTGCCACTGCCTGAAGGCCCGACTAAGCCAGACAATTGCCCAGGATATAGGAGTAAATCAACGTTTGTCAAAACTGGTTGAGTTTGGAAACCACAAGTGAGATTTCTAATTTCTAGTATTGGTTCCATGCCCTAGTTTGGTGAGTACTACTGAGTCGTTTGAGTAGCAGTTGCGGTTGGGCCAACGACGTTGGTAGTGTTCAGCTTGTCAACCAGCTTGGGATTGCCCCCCAGATTTTCGGCAATGATTCGTAGATTATTTGCCATCATGCCAATGTAGGTGTGTTGGGGATTGGTATTTTCAATGGCATTAGCCAAACCCGTGCCTGGTAATTCGTCATCAGCTGTGTTAGCTGTTTTTACTTTCGCTTCACGGGCAATTTGCTCTTCTACTTTGCTGGGGTATACCTCAGAACCAAAAATAGCAGGTACGCCCAGCTTACGAATCTGTTCGATGAGTTTGGCAACGTCTTGAGCAGAAGGTTCTTTAAAATCTGAGGGTTGGATAGCACCAATCACTTCAAAGCCGTACTCTCTTGCCCAGTAAGCCCAAGAGTCGTGATATGTCAGAAGTTTACGATTTTTTGCTGGGATACTAGCCACGACTTCTCGTGTTACTTTGTCCAGCGCGTCGAGGCGTTGCAAGTAGTTATTTAAATTTTTGGCGTAGTATTCTTTACTCTGTGGATCTAATTGGGTTAATTGTTGAGCAGCTAGTTTGGCGTAAGCTTCAGCGTACTTAGGGTTTACCCATAAATGCGGATTCGGATCTCCCTTTTCTTTAGGAAAGCTAAAGTCATAAATCCACTGACTTTCGGTGATTGTGTTGCTACCTAGCTCATAAATGTTTGTTTGTTTAGGTTTAGAAGCTTTTGCTAGTTTTTCGGTTGGACTTTCCAAGTGAAGTCCATTGACAATAATTAAATTAGCTTTGGATAGCAAATCAGCATCGCTAGGACGTGGTTCAAAAGTGTGGGAGTCAGTACCTTCGGGAATGATGCCTTTGACTTCAACGCGATCGCCTGCAATATTACTGACAATATTTGTTAACGGAGCTACCGTTGTTACAACCAAAGTTTTACTTTTATTTTGGTTTTGTACAGGCTGTACAGTCGTAGCAGTTTCGGAGGGACTAGGTGATACTGCTGTTTTTTGAGATGCATTACAAGCGCTCAGTGCTAGACCAAGTGCTAATAGCAAAGCAGGGATTTTCATTACTTAATAGTAATAAATTCATAATTGTTAATTTCTTTCTCAGTACACCTTTTTTCTAATAATTAATGCAATGCCCTACTAGGGGATATTAAAGTACTTTTTAGATTTTTTTAAGATAAATCCCCTTTGAGAATTAACTCTCTTTTTCTGACTATTAATTAAGTTATTTCTCAAGATAGATGTAATTTAATGAAATCAAAGCCGTTCCTTATGTTACTGTACATTGCTTATGAGAAACTTGTTGTTAACAATTATCCTTATTTCTATCCTTCAGTCAATGTCCAAAATTGCCCTAATCACTTTACTAATAATTAAATGCACACAGATAAAACTTACCTGTATGCATTAATAAATCTCTTAAAATTTAATATCTAATATGTAGGCACAGATGGATCAACTTCCTTACTCCAAGCCAGAATTCCACCCTTGACGTTTGTACCATCAATTCCTGCTTGCTTGAGGATTCCCAAAGCTTTTGCAGAACGCATACCCGACTTACAATGAACAATCAAGCGATGACCGTTCACTAGTTCCTGGACTTTGTTAACACCATCACCATTTTCAATATCAGGTAAAGGTACTAATACAGAACCAGGAATCTTGGCAATTTCATATTCATTTGGGTTGCGAACATCCAGTAGTACAAAATTGTCAGCACCGCTATCCAACAACTGCTTCAATTCTTGCACAGTCATTTCGGAAAGTTCCATTTGCTGTTTAGCCTCCTCTGCTTGCGCTTGTGGAATACCGCAGAATTGTTCGTAATCTATCAACTTTTCAATTACTGGACGTACCGGGTTGGGACGCAACTTCAATTCGCGGAATTTCATTTCTAAGGCATTGTACAGCAGTAAGCGTCCACTTAAAGTATTACCCTGACCCATGATAATTTTGACAGTTTCTGTTGCCTGGATAACACCAATAATTCCTGGTAAAATCCCCAAGACACCGCCTTCTGCACAGGAAGGAACCATCCCTGGTGGTGGGGGTTCTGGGTACAAATCACGATAATTTGGCCCACCCTCGTAGTTAAATACCGTTGCTTGTCCTTCAAAGCGGAAAATA
Above is a genomic segment from Fischerella sp. JS2 containing:
- a CDS encoding metal ABC transporter ATP-binding protein, coding for MEPILEIRNLTCGFQTQPVLTNVDLLLYPGQLSGLVGPSGSGKTTLMKAILGLVHPWAGEIWFQGKRLKSGTAPPKVGYVPQVETVDWNFPVTAIEVVMMGRYRKKQFLPWSSRRDRIAAKALLERVGVAHVAHRPIGELSGGQQQRVFIARALVGEPEIVLLDEPTSSSDLRVQHELLHLLAELNQQGLTILLSTHDLNSVATHLPWVVCFNHGIIAQGQPSDIFTPATLKKTFGAEMVVFHQSDRILIANEGTSLRHQMQDNLPPILRQSHSNHNTHN
- a CDS encoding metal ABC transporter permease, encoding MEFLLKPFQYEFFSRAIAVGVMAGLLCGVMGVYIITRRMSYIAHGLSHAILGGAVLSYVLGLNFYIGSGIWGFAAALLIQYLTGRKVYSDAAIGIVTTASFALGVAVISTYRKFSQNFEAALFGNVLGVSPSDLWFVTGVTVVILSLVFLFYRPLLFWCFDREVAQVHGVPVVAMDTLFALMLATLLVATLNVLGVTLIISAVVIPASIARLLSDRFGYVIVISGILGAGIAFIGIYLSYYLDIASGASVVLLSTLIFGCVLLWKSVQSRRKRYIPPLSSQHYQG
- a CDS encoding glycoside hydrolase family 13 protein gives rise to the protein MEIRTPDWVKHAVFYQIFPDRFARSKQPRKRLLRNASWEDWDAMPTLQGYKGGDLWGVLEQLDYIQDLGFNAIYFTPIFQSASNHRYHTHDYYQVDPMLGGNPAFKELLDAAHARNIKVVLDGVFNHSSRGFFFFHDVLENGPHSPWVNWFKIEDWPLSPYNGEFPANYVGWADNRALPVFNHDNPEVREYIMEIAEYWIKFGIDGWRLDVPFEIKTPGFWQEFRDRVKAINPEAYIVGEVWGDSREWLDGTQFDGVMNYLFAAPTIAFTAGDRVDIEQVQDRSYHPYPPLFAAEYATKMQELLQLYPWEIQLTQLNLLASHDTARLISIAGGDTPSVELATLLLLTFPGAPSIYYGDEVGLPGRLDPDSRRGFPLEASWNQEILNTHRQLIALRHAYPCLRTGNYQVLYAQAELFVFTRTLANEKLIIAVNAGTASAKANININCHSQLNKLLYGNAEIEWYGEGETKKLSLNLPPRSGCILGMG
- a CDS encoding metal ABC transporter substrate-binding protein, which gives rise to MKIPALLLALGLALSACNASQKTAVSPSPSETATTVQPVQNQNKSKTLVVTTVAPLTNIVSNIAGDRVEVKGIIPEGTDSHTFEPRPSDADLLSKANLIIVNGLHLESPTEKLAKASKPKQTNIYELGSNTITESQWIYDFSFPKEKGDPNPHLWVNPKYAEAYAKLAAQQLTQLDPQSKEYYAKNLNNYLQRLDALDKVTREVVASIPAKNRKLLTYHDSWAYWAREYGFEVIGAIQPSDFKEPSAQDVAKLIEQIRKLGVPAIFGSEVYPSKVEEQIAREAKVKTANTADDELPGTGLANAIENTNPQHTYIGMMANNLRIIAENLGGNPKLVDKLNTTNVVGPTATATQTTQ
- the moeB gene encoding molybdopterin-synthase adenylyltransferase MoeB; this translates as MLNPNLDEIQLTKDDYERYSRHLILPEVGVEGQKRLKAASVLCIGTGGLGSPLLLYLAAAGIGRIGIVDFDVVDTSNLQRQVIHGTSWVGKPKIESAKNRILEINPYCQVDLYETRLSSENALDIIRPYDVVVDGTDNFPTRYLVNDACVLLDKPNVYGSIFRFEGQATVFNYEGGPNYRDLYPEPPPPGMVPSCAEGGVLGILPGIIGVIQATETVKIIMGQGNTLSGRLLLYNALEMKFRELKLRPNPVRPVIEKLIDYEQFCGIPQAQAEEAKQQMELSEMTVQELKQLLDSGADNFVLLDVRNPNEYEIAKIPGSVLVPLPDIENGDGVNKVQELVNGHRLIVHCKSGMRSAKALGILKQAGIDGTNVKGGILAWSKEVDPSVPTY